In Amycolatopsis sp. EV170708-02-1, the following are encoded in one genomic region:
- a CDS encoding NUDIX domain-containing protein: MTRQDGNGFVKCDFGHLHWGLHGAAGLLLSDPARGVLLQRRAWWVHHGRTWALPGGAVEAGESPRDAATREAHEEADIPPARVRPLAASHVDHGNWRYTTVLAVPIGPLSARVKSAESAELRWVRAGEVADFRLHRDFAAAWPGLREHVDRGLVLVVDGANVVGSRPDGWWRDRRGAAERLRDKLATLSGTGLADPALPGGGGWSWWPKVVLVVEGKARGVAPVPGVEVVEADGEGDDKIVAVAREARAAGPDDHVVVVTADRELRSRVEALGASTFGPGTLLGHLDSRV, from the coding sequence GTGACCCGGCAGGACGGCAACGGCTTCGTGAAGTGCGACTTCGGGCATCTTCACTGGGGTTTGCACGGCGCGGCCGGGTTGCTGCTGTCCGATCCCGCGCGCGGTGTCCTGCTGCAGCGGCGGGCCTGGTGGGTCCACCATGGACGCACCTGGGCGCTGCCCGGGGGCGCCGTCGAGGCGGGGGAGAGTCCGCGTGACGCGGCCACCCGTGAGGCGCACGAGGAGGCCGACATCCCGCCCGCGCGGGTCCGTCCGCTGGCCGCGTCGCACGTCGACCACGGGAACTGGCGCTACACCACGGTCCTGGCCGTGCCGATCGGCCCGCTTTCGGCCAGGGTGAAGAGCGCGGAGAGCGCGGAACTGCGATGGGTACGCGCGGGCGAGGTCGCGGACTTCCGGTTGCATCGCGACTTCGCGGCGGCGTGGCCGGGATTGAGGGAACACGTGGATCGCGGGCTGGTACTGGTGGTCGACGGCGCGAACGTCGTCGGATCGCGGCCGGACGGCTGGTGGCGGGACCGGCGCGGCGCCGCGGAACGGTTGCGGGACAAGCTCGCGACCCTGTCCGGGACCGGGCTCGCCGATCCGGCGCTGCCCGGTGGCGGCGGATGGTCCTGGTGGCCGAAGGTCGTCCTGGTCGTCGAGGGCAAGGCGCGGGGAGTCGCGCCGGTGCCCGGGGTCGAGGTCGTCGAGGCCGACGGCGAAGGCGACGACAAGATCGTGGCCGTCGCGCGGGAAGCCCGTGCCGCGGGCCCGGACGACCACGTCGTCGTGGTGACCGCCGACCGGGAGCTGCGGTCCCGCGTCGAGGCCCTGGGCGCGTCCACCTTCGGCCCCGGCACTCTCCTGGGGCACCTCGACTCCCGCGTTTAG
- a CDS encoding ROK family protein, with the protein MDVGGTSVRAGVVDEHGSLMDTARVGTPSGEDALEDAIAGVVEDLRNRHDVSGVGLAVAGFVAKDRRTVMFAPHLSWRAAPVAERIEKRVGLPVTLEHDVNAAAVGEYRFGAARGAHVAALIALGTGIGAGLLLDGKIYRGAYGVAPELGHLTVVPGGRPCPCGKYGCWERYCSGTALAATAVELLARHPGRSTVLARETRGDPGSVTGRRVAGAARDGDPIAQRAMTELAKWLAEGLALVADVFDPELIVIGGGVSESAPLFLDEAREHYADKITGAGHRPLARIRAAHHGDDSAIVGAAALAVDAAKAPGAEIGVTR; encoded by the coding sequence GTGGACGTCGGGGGCACGAGCGTGCGCGCCGGCGTGGTGGACGAGCACGGCTCGCTGATGGACACCGCCAGGGTCGGGACGCCCAGCGGGGAGGACGCGCTCGAAGACGCCATCGCCGGGGTCGTCGAAGACCTCCGCAACCGGCACGATGTGTCCGGCGTCGGGCTCGCGGTCGCCGGATTCGTCGCGAAGGACCGGCGGACGGTGATGTTCGCGCCGCATCTGTCCTGGCGTGCCGCGCCGGTCGCCGAGCGCATCGAAAAGCGGGTCGGCCTGCCGGTGACCCTGGAGCACGACGTGAACGCCGCCGCGGTCGGCGAATACCGCTTCGGGGCCGCCCGCGGCGCTCATGTCGCCGCGCTGATCGCCCTCGGCACCGGGATCGGCGCGGGACTGCTGCTCGACGGCAAGATCTACCGGGGCGCGTACGGTGTCGCGCCGGAACTCGGGCACCTCACCGTCGTCCCCGGCGGCAGGCCCTGCCCGTGCGGGAAGTACGGCTGCTGGGAGCGGTACTGCAGCGGGACGGCGCTGGCCGCGACGGCGGTGGAACTGCTCGCGCGCCATCCCGGCCGCTCGACCGTGCTGGCGCGCGAGACCAGGGGAGACCCCGGCTCGGTCACCGGCCGTCGCGTCGCCGGGGCCGCCCGCGACGGCGACCCGATCGCCCAGCGCGCGATGACCGAGCTGGCGAAGTGGCTGGCCGAGGGGCTCGCGCTGGTCGCCGACGTCTTCGATCCCGAGCTGATCGTGATCGGCGGTGGTGTGTCGGAATCGGCTCCGCTGTTCCTCGACGAGGCCCGCGAGCACTACGCGGACAAGATCACCGGTGCCGGGCACCGTCCGCTGGCGCGGATCAGGGCCGCGCACCACGGCGACGATTCCGCGATCGTGGGCGCCGCCGCGCTCGCCGTCGACGCGGCGAAGGCTCCCGGTGCCGAGATCGGTGTGACACGCTGA
- a CDS encoding ArsA family ATPase: MRILLFTGKGGVGKTTLAAATAAALAGRGRKTLVVSTDPAHSLGDAFGRPLGGEPSEVDAVSDGPSAVGSTSGLLHAAQIDTRGLVDSTWRELRGELQAALAGVGLGSLDAEELTVVPGVDELLALTEVQRLAEHGPWETVVVDCGPTAETLRLLALPEAVSGYLSRMFKPGARRTAAAVRRLGAHLESLRTLLTDPATTTVRLVLTPERVVVAEARRTLSSLALRGILVDGLIVNRLMPAPGFWRGAAATWMRTRRTQQNAVLAELADAGFGPGQVKPVEHRAVEPVGLEALQEIAYELYQGLDPLAGNEKGVTPLLQVAESDDGYELRVAVPLHRDSEVDLARVDDDLAVTVDGFRRLIALPEMLRPCRITGAESDAHGLVVSLAGNRGPG, encoded by the coding sequence ATGCGGATCCTGCTGTTCACCGGCAAGGGGGGTGTCGGCAAGACCACGCTGGCCGCGGCGACGGCGGCGGCACTGGCCGGGCGGGGCAGGAAGACGCTCGTGGTCTCGACCGACCCGGCGCATTCCCTCGGTGACGCCTTCGGCCGCCCGCTCGGCGGCGAACCGTCCGAAGTGGACGCTGTGTCCGATGGTCCCTCCGCGGTAGGGAGTACGTCGGGACTGCTCCACGCCGCCCAGATCGACACCCGCGGCCTCGTCGACAGCACCTGGCGCGAGCTCCGGGGGGAACTGCAGGCCGCGCTCGCGGGCGTGGGCCTCGGCTCGCTCGACGCCGAAGAACTCACCGTGGTGCCCGGCGTCGACGAACTCCTCGCCCTCACCGAGGTCCAGCGGCTCGCCGAGCACGGTCCTTGGGAGACGGTCGTCGTCGACTGCGGTCCGACCGCGGAAACCCTGCGCCTGCTGGCTTTGCCCGAAGCCGTCTCCGGCTATCTGTCGAGGATGTTCAAACCCGGCGCGCGGCGGACGGCGGCCGCGGTGCGGCGGCTCGGCGCGCATCTGGAGTCGCTGCGCACGCTGCTGACCGACCCGGCCACCACCACCGTGCGGCTCGTGCTGACGCCGGAGCGCGTCGTCGTCGCCGAAGCTCGCCGCACGCTCAGTTCCCTTGCCCTGCGCGGAATCCTGGTCGACGGCCTGATCGTCAACCGGTTGATGCCCGCGCCCGGGTTCTGGCGCGGCGCCGCGGCCACGTGGATGCGGACCCGGCGCACCCAGCAGAACGCGGTCCTCGCCGAACTCGCCGACGCGGGCTTCGGGCCCGGACAGGTGAAGCCCGTCGAGCACCGCGCCGTCGAGCCGGTGGGGCTCGAAGCGCTGCAGGAAATCGCGTACGAGCTCTATCAAGGGCTGGATCCCTTGGCAGGGAACGAAAAAGGTGTCACCCCGCTGCTGCAGGTCGCCGAATCGGACGACGGCTACGAGCTGCGTGTCGCGGTGCCGTTGCACCGCGATTCCGAAGTGGACCTGGCCAGAGTGGACGATGATCTCGCCGTCACCGTGGACGGTTTCCGGCGGCTGATCGCGCTGCCGGAGATGCTGCGCCCGTGCCGGATCACCGGTGCGGAATCCGACGCGCACGGCCTGGTCGTGAGCCTGGCCGGGAACCGGGGACCCGGGTGA
- a CDS encoding SRPBCC family protein — protein sequence MAEQSTQSIEVDAEPERVMAVIADFPAYPEWAKAVRETEVLGEDADGRAKQVKLTLDAGPIKDVYTLEYDWDADGHGVSWHLVKGQMQKAQNGRYALEALGAGRTKVTYTLSVELALPMIGLLRRKAEKMVMDTALKELKKRAEAS from the coding sequence ATGGCCGAGCAGTCCACGCAATCCATCGAGGTCGACGCCGAGCCCGAGCGGGTCATGGCCGTCATCGCCGACTTTCCCGCGTACCCGGAATGGGCCAAGGCCGTCCGGGAGACCGAGGTGCTCGGCGAGGACGCCGACGGCCGCGCCAAGCAGGTGAAACTCACCCTCGACGCCGGGCCCATCAAGGACGTCTACACCCTCGAGTACGACTGGGACGCCGACGGCCACGGAGTCAGCTGGCACCTGGTCAAGGGGCAGATGCAGAAGGCGCAGAACGGCCGCTACGCGCTCGAAGCGCTGGGCGCCGGACGCACCAAGGTGACGTATACGCTGTCCGTCGAGCTGGCGCTGCCGATGATCGGGCTGCTGCGCCGCAAGGCCGAGAAGATGGTCATGGACACCGCGCTCAAGGAGCTCAAGAAGCGCGCTGAAGCATCCTGA
- a CDS encoding metallophosphoesterase gives MRVHVVSDVHGNADALKRAGDGADALIVLGDLLDFVDYREHDKGIMGALFGAEKVGEFARLRREGTRDETVAFSRSLWATLADPAAAVGEAIHDQYGVLFGALTAPTFATPGNVDDPSLWPEFAGDGITVLDGEVAEFGGLRFGFIGGALLPPNVVPRRNGFWRPYLRTREEYDVAVAGLENVDVLCTHIPPAVPELTYDVIARRSEIGSAALVDLIREQRPRWSVFGHVHQPLTPRTRLGRTECRNVGHFKETAQPYVLRW, from the coding sequence ATGCGGGTTCACGTGGTGTCGGACGTGCACGGCAACGCCGACGCGCTCAAACGCGCGGGTGACGGCGCCGACGCGTTGATCGTCCTGGGCGACCTGCTGGACTTCGTCGACTACCGCGAGCACGACAAGGGCATCATGGGCGCGCTGTTCGGCGCCGAGAAGGTCGGCGAGTTCGCGCGCCTGCGGCGTGAGGGCACTCGTGATGAGACCGTTGCCTTCTCGCGATCGTTGTGGGCCACATTGGCCGATCCCGCCGCCGCCGTCGGCGAGGCGATCCACGACCAGTACGGCGTCCTGTTCGGCGCGTTGACCGCGCCGACGTTCGCGACCCCCGGCAACGTCGACGACCCCTCGCTGTGGCCCGAGTTCGCCGGCGACGGCATCACCGTCCTCGACGGCGAGGTCGCCGAGTTCGGCGGCCTGCGGTTCGGCTTCATCGGCGGCGCGCTCCTCCCGCCGAACGTGGTCCCGCGCCGCAACGGTTTCTGGCGGCCGTACCTGCGCACCCGCGAGGAGTACGACGTCGCGGTCGCCGGGCTGGAGAACGTCGACGTCCTGTGCACCCACATCCCGCCCGCCGTCCCGGAGCTGACCTACGACGTGATCGCGCGGCGCTCCGAGATCGGCTCGGCGGCGCTGGTGGACCTCATCCGCGAACAGCGGCCGCGCTGGTCGGTCTTCGGGCACGTCCACCAGCCGCTGACCCCGAGGACGAGGCTCGGCAGGACCGAATGCCGTAACGTCGGTCACTTCAAAGAGACCGCGCAGCCGTACGTGCTGCGCTGGTGA
- a CDS encoding polyketide cyclase / dehydrase and lipid transport, translated as MNQAPPALDIVDETFLVVPPSTVAAAFADPRSWSRYWPDLVLEVYTDRGDQGLRWTVRGALIGTMEVWLEPVLDGTLLHYFLRATPAGPDGEPIGLAPRELRREFDRRARAAKAIALGLKEVLEDGREPGVGPRAE; from the coding sequence GTGAACCAGGCGCCGCCAGCTCTCGACATCGTCGACGAGACCTTCCTCGTGGTCCCGCCCTCCACCGTGGCCGCCGCTTTCGCGGATCCGCGATCTTGGTCACGTTATTGGCCGGACCTCGTCCTGGAGGTCTACACCGACCGCGGGGACCAAGGATTGCGCTGGACCGTGCGGGGTGCCTTGATCGGTACCATGGAGGTCTGGCTCGAGCCGGTGCTCGACGGCACCTTGCTGCACTACTTCCTGCGCGCCACCCCCGCCGGCCCCGACGGGGAGCCGATCGGCCTGGCACCGCGGGAACTGCGCCGCGAGTTCGACCGCCGCGCCCGCGCCGCCAAGGCGATCGCGCTCGGGCTCAAGGAGGTCCTGGAGGACGGGCGCGAGCCCGGGGTCGGTCCCCGGGCCGAGTAG
- a CDS encoding long-chain fatty acid--CoA ligase, whose translation MREYSAPAANPVTDDENLADVVWANAERFSDVVSFRRQVDGTWLDVTAKDFAAQVLAVAKGMAQAGIAPGDRVGLMSKTRYEWTLIDFAIWAAGAVTVPIYDTSSAEQVHWILSDSAAKAVFVETDDHVATLETVKGRLDALEHTWQIEAGAVDQLTTQGADLSDDDLHERRRTVKAGDLATIVYTSGTTGRPKGVELTHRNLLAEIRADIAAFPQLMEQGNSLLVFLPLAHVLARAIAVTALSARVTLGHTSDVKNLVADLGTFRPTFVVAVPRVFEKVYNGAKQKAHGDGKGKIFDAAEATAVAYSQAQDTGGAGLGLKVKHALFDKLVFSKLRAALGGRCVAAVSGGAPLGVRLAHFFRGIGVPVFEGYGLTETSAAACVGTQNGFRVGTVGRPVAGTSVRIADDGEILLKGDVVFGGYFNNAEATAEALEDGWFHTGDLGELDDDGFLKITGRKKEIIVTAGGKNVAPSGLEDTIKASPLVSQAMVVGDQRPFIGALITIDEEYFPSWKSQHGKPADASVSDLADDAELRAEIQTAVDQANSAVSQAEAIKKFTILSKDFTEAGGEITPSLKLKRNIVNKNYATDIEALYKK comes from the coding sequence GTGCGCGAATACAGCGCCCCCGCCGCCAATCCGGTGACCGACGACGAGAATCTCGCCGACGTCGTCTGGGCGAACGCCGAGCGGTTCTCCGATGTGGTGAGTTTCCGCCGCCAGGTCGACGGTACCTGGTTGGACGTCACCGCCAAAGACTTCGCCGCCCAGGTTCTGGCCGTGGCCAAGGGAATGGCCCAGGCGGGTATCGCACCGGGCGACCGGGTCGGGCTCATGTCCAAGACCCGCTACGAATGGACCCTGATCGACTTCGCGATCTGGGCCGCCGGCGCGGTCACCGTCCCGATCTACGACACGTCGTCGGCCGAGCAGGTCCACTGGATCCTCTCGGACTCGGCCGCGAAGGCCGTCTTCGTCGAGACCGACGACCACGTCGCGACGCTGGAGACCGTCAAGGGCCGTCTCGACGCGCTGGAGCACACCTGGCAGATCGAGGCGGGCGCCGTCGACCAGCTCACCACGCAGGGCGCCGACCTGAGCGACGACGACCTGCACGAGCGCCGCCGCACGGTGAAGGCGGGCGATCTGGCCACGATCGTGTACACCTCGGGCACGACCGGCCGCCCCAAGGGTGTCGAGCTCACCCACCGGAACCTCCTCGCCGAGATCCGCGCCGACATCGCCGCGTTCCCGCAGCTGATGGAGCAGGGCAACTCGCTACTGGTGTTCCTGCCGCTCGCGCACGTCCTCGCCCGCGCCATCGCGGTGACCGCGCTCAGCGCTCGGGTGACGCTCGGGCACACGTCGGACGTCAAGAACCTCGTCGCCGACCTCGGCACCTTCCGGCCGACCTTCGTCGTCGCCGTGCCGCGCGTGTTCGAGAAGGTCTACAACGGCGCCAAGCAGAAGGCGCACGGCGACGGCAAGGGCAAGATCTTCGACGCCGCCGAAGCCACCGCGGTCGCGTACAGCCAGGCTCAGGACACCGGCGGCGCCGGGCTGGGCCTGAAGGTCAAGCACGCGCTGTTCGACAAGCTCGTGTTCAGCAAGCTGCGTGCGGCCCTCGGCGGCCGGTGCGTCGCCGCGGTGTCCGGCGGTGCCCCGCTCGGTGTGCGGCTGGCGCACTTCTTCCGCGGCATCGGCGTCCCGGTGTTCGAGGGCTACGGCCTGACCGAGACCTCCGCCGCGGCCTGCGTCGGCACCCAGAACGGCTTCCGCGTCGGCACGGTGGGCCGCCCGGTCGCCGGCACTTCGGTCCGCATCGCCGACGACGGCGAGATCCTGCTCAAGGGCGACGTCGTGTTCGGCGGCTACTTCAACAACGCCGAAGCGACCGCCGAAGCGCTGGAGGACGGCTGGTTCCACACCGGCGACCTCGGCGAGCTGGACGACGACGGCTTCCTGAAGATCACCGGGCGCAAGAAGGAGATCATCGTCACGGCGGGCGGCAAGAACGTCGCCCCGTCCGGGCTCGAGGACACCATCAAGGCCAGCCCGCTGGTCAGCCAGGCGATGGTCGTCGGCGACCAGCGGCCCTTCATCGGCGCGCTGATCACCATCGACGAGGAGTACTTCCCGTCGTGGAAGTCGCAGCACGGCAAGCCCGCCGACGCGTCGGTGTCCGATCTGGCCGACGACGCCGAACTGCGCGCCGAGATCCAGACGGCCGTCGATCAGGCCAACAGCGCGGTGTCGCAGGCCGAAGCGATCAAGAAGTTCACGATCCTCTCGAAGGACTTCACCGAAGCGGGCGGGGAGATCACGCCGAGCCTGAAGCTGAAGCGCAACATCGTGAACAAGAACTACGCGACCGACATCGAAGCCCTGTACAAGAAGTAG